The following coding sequences lie in one Glycine soja cultivar W05 chromosome 16, ASM419377v2, whole genome shotgun sequence genomic window:
- the LOC114389547 gene encoding kunitz trypsin inhibitor 2-like, whose translation MKVSIAKFHSLPLCFLLLLAINTQPLLAAEPEPVVDKQGNPLVPGVGYYVWPLWADNGGLTLGQTRNKTCPLDVIRDPSFIGSPVRFHASGLNHIPTLTDLTIDFPVVTVCNQPTVWRLSKEGSGFWFVSTRGNPQDLITKFKIERLEGDHAYEIYSFKFCPSVPGVLCAPVGTFVDADGTKVMAVGDNIDPYYVRFQKVSTFGQDKKQPFSIV comes from the coding sequence atgaaGGTTTCCATTGCCAAGTTTCACTCCCTTCCCCTATGTTTTCTCCTTCTCTTGGCCATCAACACACAGCCACTGCTAGCAGCTGAACCAGAGCCAGTGGTAGATAAGCAAGGGAACCCTTTGGTGCCAGGAGTAGGGTACTATGTGTGGCCACTTTGGGCTGATAATGGAGGCCTCACACTAGGCCAAACAAGGAACAAAACATGCCCTCTTGATGTTATCCGTGACCCTTCATTCATAGGGTCCCCAGTGAGGTTCCATGCATCAGGCCTTAATCACATTCCAACACTCACTGATCTCACCATTGATTTCCCTGTGGTGACAGTGTGCAACCAGCCAACAGTGTGGAGGCTGAGCAAGGAAGGATCAGGGTTCTGGTTTGTGAGCACTAGGGGTAACCCTCAGGACCTCATTACCAAGTTCAAGATTGAGAGGCTTGAAGGGGATCATGCCTATGAGATCTACAGCTTCAAGTTCTGCCCTAGTGTGCCTGGTGTGCTATGTGCTCCTGTGGGGACTTTTGTGGATGCTGATGGAACCAAAGTCATGGCTGTGGGTGATAACATTGACCCTTACTATGTGAGGTTCCAGAAAGTCTCCACCTTTGGTCAAGACAAGAAACAACCTTTTAGCATAGTgtag
- the LOC114390418 gene encoding UDP-glycosyltransferase 708D1-like: MSVSERVVHLAFLPSAGIGHLNPCLRIAALFLRYGCKVTLITPKPTVSLAESNLISRFCSSFPHQVTRTDLNLIPLDPTTVNTSDPFWLQFETIRRSVHLLAPILSSLSTPLSAFIYDVSLISPLIPVTEKLTCPSYIYFTSSARMLSFFAHLSVLAAPNQGAHPSSFIGDDIKIPGIASPIPRSSVPTVLLQPNSLFESIFMEDSANLAKLNGVFINSFEELEGEALAALNEGKVAKGLPPVYGVGPLMACEFEEVDQGGQRGGCMRSILEWLDEQSETSVVYVCFGNRTATRREQIKDMALGLVECGYSFLWVVKLKEVDREEEEDLEEVLGSELMNKVKEKGVVEKEFVEQVEILGHPSVGGFVSHGGWNSIMETVWEGVPILSWPQSGDQKITSETARISGVGIWPHEWGWGAQEVVKGEEIAKRIKEMMSNESLRVRAAEMKKAARKAAAAGVGGSCEVIIKRQIEGWKRNSQAT, encoded by the coding sequence CAAAGTCACTCTCATCACTCCCAAACCCACAGTCTCTCTCGCTGAATCAAACCTCATCTCTCGCttctgttcttccttccctcaCCAAGTTACCCGAACAGACTTAAATCTCATCCCTTTGGATCCAACCACAGTTAACACCAGTGACCCTTTTTGGCTTCAGTTTGAAACCATTCGTCGTTCGGTTCACCTTCTAGCTCCAATCCTATCTTCACTTTCAACACCTCTCTCTGCTTTCATTTACGATGTTAGCTTAATTTCACCTCTAATTCCAGTCACTGAGAAACTCACTTGTCCGTCTTACATTTACTTCACCTCATCAGCTAGAATGCTCTCTTTTTTCGCACACCTTTCTGTTCTTGCTGCTCCAAATCAAGGTGCACACCCTTCTTCATTCATTGGTGATGATATCAAAATCCCAGGAATTGCATCACCAATACCAAGATCCTCGGTCCCTACTGTGCTTCTTCAACCCAACTCTCTCTTTGAGAGCATCTTCATGGAGGACAGTGCCAACCTCGCGAAGCTGAATGGGGTTTTCATCAACTCGTTTGAAGAACTAGAAGGAGAGGCGCTAGCAGCACTCAACGAAGGAAAAGTGGCTAAAGGGTTGCCTCCAGTGTATGGTGTTGGTCCCTTAATGGCGTGTGAATTTGAAGAGGTGGATCAAGGTGGACAAAGGGGTGGTTGCATGCGTTCAATATTGGAGTGGCTTGATGAACAAAGTGAAACTTCGGTGGTGTATGTTTGCTTCGGGAATAGGACAGCAACAAGGAGGGAGCAAATAAAGGACATGGCTTTGGGGTTGGTAGAATGTGGGTATAGTTTTTTGTGGGTGGTGAAGTTGAAGGAGGTTGAcagagaagaggaggaggatttGGAGGAAGTGTTGGGGAGTGAGTTGATGAATAAGGTGAAGGAAAAGGGTGTAGTTGAGAAGGAGTTTGTGGAGCAGGTGGAGATTCTGGGGCACCCTTCAGTGGGGGGGTTTGTGAGTCATGGAGGGTGGAACTCAATAATGGAGACTGTGTGGGAAGGAGTGCCTATTCTGTCATGGCCTCAGAGTGGGGATCAGAAGATAACTTCAGAGACAGCAAGGATAAGTGGGGTGGGGATTTGGCCTCATGAGTGGGGATGGGGAGCACAAGAGGTGGTGAAAGGTGAGGAAATTGCTAAGAGAATCAAAGAGATGATGAGCAATGAATCTCTGAGGGTAAGAGCTGCAGAAATGAAGAAGGCAGCTAGGAAGGCTGCAGCTGCTGGTGTTGGTGGGAGTTGTGAGGTTATTATTAAGAGACAAATTGAGGGGTGGAAGAGGAATTCTCAAGCTACTTGA
- the LOC114391155 gene encoding miraculin-like: MKVSIAKFHSLPLCFFLLLAFNTKPLLAAEPEPVVDKQGNPLEPGVGYYVWPLWADEGGLTLGQTRNKTCPLYVIRDPSFIGTPVSFLAPGLDHVPTLTDLTIDFPVVTVCNQPTVWRLNKVGSGFWFVSTSGDPNDITSKFKIERLEGDHAYEIYSFKFCPSVPGALCAPVGTFEDADGTKVMAVGDDIEPYYVRFQKVSIFGQDKKQPFSIL; the protein is encoded by the coding sequence atgaaGGTTTCCATTGCCAAGTTCCACTCCCTTCCCCTatgttttttccttctcttgGCCTTCAACACAAAACCCCTCCTAGCAGCAGAACCAGAGCCAGTGGTTGATAAGCAAGGGAACCCTTTGGAGCCAGGAGTAGGGTACTACGTGTGGCCACTTTGGGCTGATGAAGGAGGCCTCACACTAGGCCAAACAAGGAACAAGACATGCCCTCTTTATGTTATCCGTGACCCTTCATTCATTGGCACCCCAGTTTCATTCTTAGCACCAGGCCTTGACCATGTTCCAACACTCACTGATCTAACCATTGATTTCCCTGTGGTGACAGTGTGTAACCAGCCAACAGTGTGGAGGCTCAACAAGGTAGGGTCAGGGTTCTGGTTTGTGAGCACCAGTGGTGACCCTAATGATATCACTAGCAAGTTCAAGATTGAGAGGCTTGAAGGGGATCATGCTTATGAGATCTACAGCTTCAAGTTCTGCCCCAGTGTGCCTGGTGCGCTGTGTGCTCCTGTGGGGACTTTTGAAGATGCTGATGGAACCAAAGTCATGGCTGTGGGGGATGATATTGAGCCTTACTATGTGAGGTTTCAAAAAGTCTCCATCTTTGGTCAAGACAAGAAACAACCTTTTAGCATTTTGTAG
- the LOC114390044 gene encoding pentatricopeptide repeat-containing protein At2g29760, chloroplastic-like, with amino-acid sequence MNYVSLQRTLRSCAGLDQLKRIHALCATLGFLHTQNLQQPLSCKLLQSYKNVGKTEQAQRVFDQIKDPDIVSWTCLLNLYLHSGLPSKSLSAFSRCLHVGLRPDSFLIVAALSSCGHCKDLVRGRVVHGMVLRNCLDENPVVGNALIDMYCRNGVMGMAASVFEKMGFKDVFSWTSLLNGYILGNNLSCALELFDAMPERNVVSWTAMITGCVKGGAPIQALETFKRMEADDGGVRLCADLIVAVLSACADVGALDFGQCIHGCVNKIGLELDVAVSNVTMDMYSKSGRLDLAVRIFDDILKKDVFSWTTMISGYAYHGEGHLALEVFSRMLESGVTPNEVTLLSVLTACSHAGLVMEGEVLFTRMIQSCYMKPRIEHYGCIVDLLGRAGLLEEAKEVIEMMPMSPDAAIWRSLLTACLVHGNLNMAQIAGKKVIDLEPNDDGVYMLLWNMCCVANMWKEASEVRKLMRERRVRKRPGCSMVDVNGVVQEFFAEDASLHVSAELRHLLKGIKEHSETHQF; translated from the coding sequence atgaacTACGTATCCTTGCAAAGAACACTGCGCAGTTGTGCAGGCCTTGACCAACTAAAACGAATCCATGCACTGTGTGCGACACTAGGATTCCTACACACCCAAAATCTCCAACAACCTTTGTCATGCAAGTTGCTTCAAAGTTACAAGAATGTGGGAAAAACAGAACAAGCACAAAGGGTCTTTGATCAGATTAAGGATCCTGATATAGTATCATGGACCTGCCTCCTTAACCTCTACCTCCACTCTGGTCTTCCTTCCAAGTCCCTCTCAGCGTTTTCCCGTTGCTTGCATGTGGGTCTAAGACCTGATAGCTTCCTTATAGTTGCAGCTTTATCCTCTTGTGGGCACTGCAAGGATTTGGTTAGAGGGAGGGTTGTTCATGGAATGGTGTTGAGGAACTGTTTGGATGAAAACCCAGTTGTGGGGAATGCTTTGATTGACATGTATTGTAGAAATGGTGTGATGGGAATGGCTGCATCGGTTTTTGAGAAGATGGGGTTCAAGGATGTGTTTTCTTGGACTAGTTTGTTGAATGGGTACATACTGGGTAACAATCTGAGTTGTGCTCTTGAGTTGTTTGATGCAATGCCGGAAAGAAATGTGGTTTCTTGGACGGCTATGATTACTGGGTGTGTCAAAGGAGGAGCTCCAATTCAGGCTTTGGAGACGTTTAAGCGGATGGAAGCTGATGACGGGGGAGTTCGTCTTTGTGCGGATTTGATTGTGGCAGTGCTCTCGGCATGTGCTGATGTTGGGGCTCTTGATTTTGGTCAGTGCATACATGGTTGTGTTAATAAAATTGGCCTGGAGTTGGATGTCGCGGTGAGCAATGTTACGATGGATATGTACTCCAAAAGTGGGAGGCTTGACTTGGCTGTAAGGATATTTGATGATATCTTGAAGAAGGATGTGTTTTCGTGGACTACAATGATATCAGGGTATGCTTATCATGGGGAAGGGCACCTTGCTTTGGAGGTTTTTTCTCGAATGTTAGAATCAGGGGTTACCCCTAATGAGGTAACCCTGTTGTCAGTTTTAACTGCTTGTAGCCATGCTGGGTTAGTAATGGAGGGAGAAGTATTGTTCACTAGAATGATTCAGTCCTGTTACATGAAGCCAAGGATTGAGCATTATGGATGCATAGTGGATCTTCTCGGTCGAGCAGGATTGCTGGAAGAAGCAAAAGAAGTGATTGAGATGATGCCAATGAGCCCTGATGCTGCTATATGGAGATCATTACTGACTGCTTGCTTAGTCCATGGGAATTTGAACATGGCTCAAATTGCAGGAAAGAAGGTAATTGATCTCGAACCAAATGATGATGGCGTTTATATGCTTCTATGGAATATGTGTTGTGTTGCTAATATGTGGAAGGAAGCCTCAGAGGTAAGGAAGTTGATGAGGGAAAGGAGGGTCAGAAAAAGGCCCGGGTGTAGTATGGTTGATGTGAATGGTGTTGTTCAAGAATTCTTTGCTGAAGACGCATCGCTTCATGTTAGTGCAGAGCTTCGCCACTTGCTAAAAGGAATTAAGGAGCATTCAGAAACACATCAATTTTAA